TGCGCCCGGCCGCCCAACTGGCCCACCGTGCCGACCTCGCGGGCCACGCGGGTGACCTCGTCGGCGAAGGCGGAGAGCTGGTCCACCATCGTGTTCACGGTGAGCTTCAGTTCGAGCAGCTCGCCGGTCGCCTCGACCGTCACCGTACGGGTCAGGTCGCCGCGCGCCACTGCCGTGGTCACCAGGGCGATGTCCCGCACCTGGGCCGTCAGCCGGGACGCCATCGTGTTGACCGCCTCGGTGACATCCCGCCAGCTCCCCGACAGACCCGTCACCTTGGCGCGACCGCCGAGCCGCCCCTCCGTGCCGACCTCGCGGGCGACGCGGGTGACCTCGCCGGTGAAGAGGGAGAGCTGGTCGACCATCTTGTTGACGGCGCGGCCCAGCCGGCGCAAGTCGCCGCGCAGCTGCCGGTTGCCGTCGTGCAGGTCGACCCGCTGGGTCAGATCGCCGCCGGCCACCGCGTCGAGCACGCGGGTCGCGTTCGCCGCCGGGGCCACCAGGGCGTCGAGCAGCTGGTTCACGTCATTGACGCGCGTCGTCCAGGTGCCCTGGCCCGGGCTGGCCGAAAGGCGCTCGTCGAGCCGCCCGTGCCGGACCAGTTCCCGCCGTACCCGCTGCACTTCCGTGTTGAAATGGTTGCTGCGGTCGACGATCTGGTTGAACGCGGTGCTCAGCTCGGCCACCAGGCCGTGCCCCGTCTCCGGGAGCTTGGTGAAGTCGCCGTCCCGCGCGGCGGTCATCGCGGCGAGCAGGGGGCGCAGATCCGATGCTCGAATCTGACCGTCTTCGAGCATGCGCATACCACTGTTCTCACTCATGGTGGCCCACTTCGTAACTCGGTGCTTATGGGCAGGGCCAGTCTGTCACTCTGTCTGCATCGCCTGAGGCGTATTCGTCCGAACTGCTCAGGGAGCCGCACAGTGGGGGCCATTCCGACGCAACGGGAGTCCATGGCGCGTGCCCCTGATGCGCCTGCGAACCACCGCGCCGGCCAGGAACTCATGGCCCGTACGTCGCTGGCGGGCACTCCGCTCGCACCCGGAGCCGCCCGCAGGTTCCTGCACGGCGCGCTCGCCGACTGGGCCCAACTCGCCCTGCCCGGAACCGAGATCATCGACGACCGCCTCACCGAGGACGCCCTCGTGGTGGTCAGCGAACTCGTCACCAACGCCGTCGTGCACGCCGGCACCGACGTCGAACTGCTCTGCCACCTCGAAGGCAGGGCCGACGGGGCGCCGGGCCCGCTGGTCGTCGAGGTCTCGGATCAGCACCCCTCGCGCGGGGTGTGCGACGACAGCATCCAACGGCCGTACGGCACACCGGAGTACGGGCGCGGGCTGCGGCTCGTGGCCGCGCTCTCCGAGGCCTGGGGGATCACGTATCGCCCGGGCATCAAGACCGTGTGGGCGCGGCTGCTGGTCGACGCAGGTGGGCGGTGCGACGGGGGTGCGGGCTCCACCAGGGCTTCGGGCGGCGAGGCGACGGTGGGCGGCGAGGGGATGCCGGGAGGCGACGGGATCCCGGACGACAACGGGATTCCGGGTGCCAGACGCTTTTCGGACGCGGAGGGGAGAGCCGCGTACGCCGCAGAGCAGGCCGAGCAGGCCCTTGAGCGAGGGCTGCGGGCCGGCGAGACGCTCGCCCACGAGATGCTCCCGCCCGAGCCGCGACGCAACGCCCAGCAGGACCTGGACTGGCTCAACCGCGGCGCCCTCTCCTTCCTCGCCGAGGCCTCCGATCTGCTTGCCGGGCAGCTCGACGAGGACCTGGTCGCCGCGCTCGCCGGACAGCTCCTCGTGCCGCGCCTCGCCGACTGGTGCGCGGTGTGGCTGGAGGACGAGGCCACCGACCGGATGGGCGGGCTCGGCCTCGCCCTGGGACCCCGGCTCGCCCGCGTCTGGCACGGCAGCGAGAACCGTATCGAGGACCTGCGCCGCGCCCTGGAGAAGGACCCGCCGCGGCTGCCCGACGCCGTGCGCTCCCGGGCCGTCCCCGTGCCCTGGCCCGGCGAGGCGCTGGGCGCGCCCGGGGCCAGCGGCGCGGCCCTCGGGTACCGGCTGATCGCGGGCGGGCGGCCACTGGGCACGCTCGTCATCGGGCGGGCCGGGCGGATCGGCTTCCCCGACGAGATCACCGGACTCGTCGAGGACCTCAGCCGCCGTATCGCCCTCGCCATCGGCGCGGCCCGCCAGTACGCGCGCCAGGCCACCATCAGCCGGGTCCTGCAGCGCGGTCTGCTGCCCGGCGCGGTCGCCGAGATCCCCGGGGTGCGCAGCGCCCTCGTGTACGAGCCGCTCGACAAGGGCGGACCCAGCGGCGACTTCTACGACCTCTTTCCGGCGGGCGACGGCCGCTGGTGCTTCACGGTGGGCGACGTCCAGGGCAAGGGGCCCGAGGCCGCCGTCGTGATCGGGCTCGCCCGGCCCTGGCTGCGGCTGCTGGCCCGCGAGGGCTACGACGTCGCGGACGTCCTCGACCGCCTCAACCAGCTCCTGCTCGACGACGCGACGGAGGCCGCGGACGCCGCGGCCCGCGCGCTCGTGGCGGCGGGCGCGCCCGGGCTCGGCGCGGACCTCGGCCCGCAGACGCGGTTCCTGTCCCTGCTGTACGGCGAGCTCGTCCCCTTCGACGGTGGCGTACGCTGCACCATCGCCTCCGCCGGGCATCCGCTGCCGCTGCTCCTCGGGCCCGACGGCGACGTACGGGAGGTGGCCCGGCCGCAGACCCTCCTCGGCGTCGTCGAGGACGCCGGCTATACGTCCGAGACCTTCGAGCTGTACCCCGGTGACACCATGCTGTGCGTCACCGACGGCGTGACGGAGCGGCGCAGCGGGCCGCGCCAGTTCGACGACGACGACGGCCTCGCGAAGGCCCTCGCGGGCTGCGCGGGCCTGAGCGCCGAACTGATCGCGGAACGGATCCGCAGGCTGGTGCACGAGTTCGGTTCGCGGCCGCCGGAGGACGACATGGCGCTGCTGGTGCTGCAGGCGGAGTAGGGGTCCTACGGGGTTTTCGCCCCCTCCGCCCCTACCCGTCCCCTACCTGGGGGCTCCGCCCCCCAGACCCCCTTGTCGCGCTTCGCGCTCGTCCTCAAACGCCGGACGGGCTTGATCAATCCCTCCGTGCTGGACAATAGAAGACATGCCTTCCGCACTCCCCGACGGTGAGCCCGTCCCCGACGACGGGGCGCTGCCCGCGAACGCCCTTGCCGGGGCCGCCGAGCGACCCCTCGGGTTCTACCTCCACGTGCCGTACTGCGCGACCCGCTGCGGCTACTGCGACTTCAACACCTACACGGCGACCGAGCTGCGGGGCACCGGAGGCGTACTCGCCTCCCGCGACAACTACGCGGACACGCTGATCGACGAGGTCCGCCTGGCCCGCAAGGTCCTCGGCGACGACCCGCGCGAGGTGCGCACGGTCTTCGTCGGCGGCGGTACGCCGACCCTGCTGGCCGCCGACGATCTCGTACGGATGCTGGGGGCGATCCGCGACGAGTTCGGGCTCGCGGACGACGCGGAGATCACCACGGAGGCGAACCCGGAGTCCGTCGACCCGGCGTACCTCGCGACCCTGCGCGCCGGTGGCTTCAACCGGATCTCCTTCGGCATGCAGAGCGCCCGGCAGCACGTACTGAAGGTGCTCGACCGCACGCACACTCCCGGCCGCCCCGAGGCCTGCGTCGCCGAGGCCCGCGCGGCGGGCTTCGAGCACGTGAACCTCGACCTGATCTACGGCACGCCGGGGGAGTCGGACGACGACTGGCGCGCGTCCCTGGACGCGGCCCTCGGCGCCGGGCCCGACCACATCTCCGCGTACGCCCTGATCGTCGAGGAGGGCACACAGCTCGCCCGCCGCATCCGCCGCGGTGAGGTCCCGATGACGGACGACGACGTCCACGCGGACCGGTACCTGATCGCCGACGAGGTGATGTCGGCGGCGGGCTTCGACTGGTACGAGGTCTCCAACTGGGCCACGTCGGAATCCGGCCGCTGCCTGCACAACGAGCTCTACTGGCGCGGCGCCGACTGGTGGGGAGCGGGCCCCGGCGCCCACAGCCACGTCGGCGGCGTGCGCTGGTGGAACGTGAAGCACCCGGGGGCGTACGCGGCGGCGCTGGCCTCCGGCCGTTCCCCGGGCGCGGGCCGCGAACTCCTCTCCGACGAGGACCGCCGGGTGGAGCGCATCCTGCTGGAGCTGCGGCTGCGCGAGGGGGCGCCGCTGTCCCTGCTCCACGCGGACGGCCTGGCGGCCTCACGCCGGGCAGTGGCCGACGGTCTGCTCGAAGCGGGGCCGTACGAGGAGGGGCGTGCGGTGCTCACCCTGCGGGGGCGGCTGCTGGCGGACGCCGTGGTCAGGGACCTGGTGGACTGATCACTCGGGATTGTGCGGGAGTCAGGCCCCAGCGCTGTCCGTGACGAAGTCGATCAACTCCTCCACCCGGCCCAGTAGTTCCGGCTCCAGGTCCTTGTAAGACCGCACCCGCGACAGAATGTGCCGCCACGCCGCACCGGTGTTTTCCGGCCACCCCAGGGCCCGGCACACCCCCTTCTTCCAGTCCTGCCCGCGCGGCACGCGCGGCCACTCCGCGATGCCCAGGGACGACGGCTTCACCGCCTCCCAGATGTCGATGTACGGGTGGCCGAGGACCAGCGCGTGCTCGCTCGTCACCGACTCCGCGATCCGCGATTCCTTGGTGCCGGGGACCAGGTGGTCCACCAGGAC
This genomic interval from Streptomyces dengpaensis contains the following:
- a CDS encoding SpoIIE family protein phosphatase — translated: MGAIPTQRESMARAPDAPANHRAGQELMARTSLAGTPLAPGAARRFLHGALADWAQLALPGTEIIDDRLTEDALVVVSELVTNAVVHAGTDVELLCHLEGRADGAPGPLVVEVSDQHPSRGVCDDSIQRPYGTPEYGRGLRLVAALSEAWGITYRPGIKTVWARLLVDAGGRCDGGAGSTRASGGEATVGGEGMPGGDGIPDDNGIPGARRFSDAEGRAAYAAEQAEQALERGLRAGETLAHEMLPPEPRRNAQQDLDWLNRGALSFLAEASDLLAGQLDEDLVAALAGQLLVPRLADWCAVWLEDEATDRMGGLGLALGPRLARVWHGSENRIEDLRRALEKDPPRLPDAVRSRAVPVPWPGEALGAPGASGAALGYRLIAGGRPLGTLVIGRAGRIGFPDEITGLVEDLSRRIALAIGAARQYARQATISRVLQRGLLPGAVAEIPGVRSALVYEPLDKGGPSGDFYDLFPAGDGRWCFTVGDVQGKGPEAAVVIGLARPWLRLLAREGYDVADVLDRLNQLLLDDATEAADAAARALVAAGAPGLGADLGPQTRFLSLLYGELVPFDGGVRCTIASAGHPLPLLLGPDGDVREVARPQTLLGVVEDAGYTSETFELYPGDTMLCVTDGVTERRSGPRQFDDDDGLAKALAGCAGLSAELIAERIRRLVHEFGSRPPEDDMALLVLQAE
- the hemW gene encoding radical SAM family heme chaperone HemW encodes the protein MPSALPDGEPVPDDGALPANALAGAAERPLGFYLHVPYCATRCGYCDFNTYTATELRGTGGVLASRDNYADTLIDEVRLARKVLGDDPREVRTVFVGGGTPTLLAADDLVRMLGAIRDEFGLADDAEITTEANPESVDPAYLATLRAGGFNRISFGMQSARQHVLKVLDRTHTPGRPEACVAEARAAGFEHVNLDLIYGTPGESDDDWRASLDAALGAGPDHISAYALIVEEGTQLARRIRRGEVPMTDDDVHADRYLIADEVMSAAGFDWYEVSNWATSESGRCLHNELYWRGADWWGAGPGAHSHVGGVRWWNVKHPGAYAAALASGRSPGAGRELLSDEDRRVERILLELRLREGAPLSLLHADGLAASRRAVADGLLEAGPYEEGRAVLTLRGRLLADAVVRDLVD